In Daucus carota subsp. sativus chromosome 4, DH1 v3.0, whole genome shotgun sequence, one DNA window encodes the following:
- the LOC108216771 gene encoding small ribosomal subunit protein eS27y, translating into MTLSNDIDLLHPPADVEKRKHKLKRLVQTPNSFFMDVKCQGCFNTTTVFSHSQTVVVCGNCQTVLCQPTGGRARLTKSSFRRKSD; encoded by the exons ATG ACTCTGTCGAACGACATCGATTTGTTGCACCCACCCGCTGACGTTGAGAAGAGGAAGCATAAGCTTAAGCGTCTCGTTCAGACCCCCAATTCTTTCTTCATG GATGTGAAATGCCAAGGCTGCTTTAACAC CACCACTGTGTTTAGTCACTCTCAGACTGTCGTGGTGTGTGGGAATTGCCAGACAGTATTATGCCAGCCAACTGGTGGTCGGGCAAGGCTTACCAAATCTTCTTTTAGGAGAAAGAGTGATTGA